One segment of Phaeacidiphilus oryzae TH49 DNA contains the following:
- a CDS encoding lipid-transfer protein, which produces MSVRHADRLGGQAAVVGIGATEFSKDSGRSELRLAVEAVRSAIADAGLTPADVDGLVTFTMDTNPEITVAQAAGIGDLSFFSRVHYGGGAACATVQQAAMAVATGVAEVVVCYRAFNERSGHRFGGGVDRRAPSAEGVAMGWTLPYGLVTPASWVALHAARYLHHYGLGPDALGPVAVADRRHAATNPAAYFYQRPITLEEHRESRWIVEPLRLLDCCQETDGGQALVVTTVERARDLPHPPAVIAAAAQGAGRGQEMMTSYYRDDLTGLPEMDVVARQLWRTSGLTPNQVDVAVLYDHFTPFVLMQLESFGFCKPGEAADFASGGGLELDGRLPMNPHGGQLGEAYLHGMNGIAEAVRQLRGSAVNQVPAASTALVTAGTGVPTSGLCLVADG; this is translated from the coding sequence ATGAGCGTGCGGCACGCGGACCGGCTGGGCGGACAGGCCGCGGTGGTCGGCATCGGGGCCACCGAGTTCTCCAAGGACTCCGGGCGGAGCGAGCTCAGACTCGCCGTGGAGGCGGTCCGTTCGGCGATCGCGGACGCCGGGCTCACCCCGGCGGACGTGGACGGTCTGGTCACCTTCACCATGGACACCAACCCGGAGATCACCGTCGCCCAGGCGGCCGGGATCGGCGATCTCTCCTTCTTCAGCCGGGTGCACTACGGCGGCGGTGCCGCCTGCGCCACCGTGCAGCAGGCGGCGATGGCGGTGGCCACCGGGGTGGCCGAGGTCGTGGTCTGCTACCGGGCGTTCAACGAGCGCTCGGGGCACCGCTTCGGCGGCGGGGTCGACCGGCGGGCGCCCAGCGCCGAGGGCGTGGCGATGGGCTGGACGCTGCCGTACGGGCTGGTCACCCCGGCGTCCTGGGTGGCGCTCCACGCGGCCAGGTACCTCCACCACTACGGGCTGGGCCCGGACGCCCTGGGCCCGGTCGCGGTCGCCGACCGGCGGCATGCGGCGACCAACCCCGCCGCGTACTTCTACCAGCGGCCGATCACGCTGGAGGAGCACCGGGAGTCGCGCTGGATCGTCGAACCGCTGCGGCTGCTGGACTGCTGCCAGGAGACCGACGGCGGACAGGCCCTGGTGGTCACCACCGTCGAGCGGGCACGCGACCTGCCCCACCCGCCGGCGGTGATCGCGGCGGCGGCGCAGGGCGCCGGCCGCGGCCAGGAGATGATGACCAGCTACTACCGGGACGACCTCACCGGGCTGCCGGAGATGGACGTGGTCGCCCGGCAGCTGTGGCGGACCAGCGGGCTGACGCCGAATCAGGTCGACGTCGCCGTGCTGTACGACCACTTCACGCCCTTCGTGCTCATGCAGTTGGAGAGCTTCGGCTTCTGCAAGCCGGGGGAGGCGGCGGACTTCGCCTCGGGCGGGGGGCTGGAGCTGGACGGGCGGCTGCCGATGAACCCCCACGGGGGGCAGCTGGGTGAGGCGTACCTCCACGGGATGAACGGCATCGCGGAGGCCGTCCGCCAGCTCCGCGGCTCCGCGGTCAACCAGGTCCCGGCGGCGTCGACCGCCCTGGTGACGGCGGGCACGGGGGTGCCCACCTCCGGTCTCTGCCTGGTCGCCGACGGGTAG
- a CDS encoding DUF1906 domain-containing protein yields the protein MRTIRVLIAAALALCALVAAAGTAPAVPLRTFRGTAFDTCSAPKETLLRAWWGHSPYRATGVYIGGAGRACRQPRLDRDWVRTADRIGWRLLPVYAGSQAPCATDRHPKPVIDPRHAPQQGGAQGADAVRNAAALGIRPGSPIFLDMENYRRGDRACTTAVLRFTAGWASAVRARGYRPGYYGSAYSGIADLAAAPSPLVDEVWYARWDAHPDTGGFRALPPGRWSGRHRVHQYRGPVKERYAGAVASVDRDAVDSPVAIVG from the coding sequence ATGCGAACGATTCGGGTGCTCATCGCCGCTGCCCTGGCGCTCTGCGCCCTGGTCGCGGCCGCGGGGACCGCCCCCGCCGTCCCCCTCCGCACCTTCCGCGGCACCGCCTTCGACACCTGCTCGGCCCCCAAGGAGACGTTGCTGCGCGCCTGGTGGGGCCACTCCCCCTATCGCGCCACCGGCGTCTACATCGGCGGCGCCGGCCGTGCCTGCCGCCAGCCGCGCCTGGACCGCGACTGGGTGCGCACCGCCGACCGGATCGGCTGGCGGCTCCTCCCGGTGTACGCGGGCTCCCAGGCGCCCTGCGCCACCGACCGGCACCCCAAGCCGGTGATCGACCCCCGGCACGCCCCGCAGCAGGGCGGCGCCCAGGGCGCGGACGCGGTCCGCAACGCCGCCGCCCTCGGCATCCGCCCCGGCAGCCCGATCTTCCTCGACATGGAGAACTACCGCCGCGGCGACCGCGCCTGCACCACCGCCGTGCTGCGCTTCACCGCCGGCTGGGCGTCCGCCGTCCGCGCCCGCGGCTACCGCCCCGGCTACTACGGCAGCGCCTACTCCGGCATCGCCGACCTCGCCGCCGCGCCCTCGCCCCTGGTCGACGAGGTCTGGTACGCCCGCTGGGACGCCCATCCGGACACCGGCGGTTTCCGGGCCCTGCCGCCGGGCCGGTGGTCCGGCCGCCACCGGGTGCACCAGTACCGGGGGCCGGTGAAGGAGCGCTACGCGGGCGCCGTCGCCTCGGTGGACCGCGACGCCGTCGACAGCCCGGTCGCCATCGTCGGCTGA
- a CDS encoding long-chain fatty acid--CoA ligase yields MLSSMQDVPLTVARILRHGSTIHGRSTVTTWTGDPETGPRRRTYAEAGARAARLAHALREELGVRDDDRVATLMWNNAEHLEAYLAVPAMGAVLHTLNIRLPAHQLTWIVNHAADRVLIADANLLPLLQPVLPQLEEGVLEHIVVVGPGDRAPLDGYRGGVHDYEELIAGRPDDYPWADAIDERSAAALCYTSGTTGDPKGVLYSHRSVYLHSMQVCMTETFGLNPRQTVLPVVPMFHVNAWGLPHAAFLGGARLLMPDRFLQPAPLAEMITAERPTVGAAVPTIWTGLLNELDRAAGAEPGRYDTSSLEEVVIGGSACPPSLMKAFEERHGIRVVHAWGMTETSPLGSVAVPPGGLTAEEEWPYRVSQGRFPCSVEARLIGPDGSRLPHDGAHAGELEVRGPWIAGSYFAGAGSDPAGARPEDKFSEDGWLRTGDVGTITADGYLTITDRAKDVIKSGGEWISSVDLENELMAHPDVAEAAVVAVPDARWGERPLATVVLKPGAETDLAGLRAFLEGRVAHWQVPERWSLVEAVPKTSVGKFDKKVIRASYAAGELDVSTVEK; encoded by the coding sequence GTGCTCAGCTCGATGCAGGACGTTCCGCTCACCGTCGCCCGGATTCTGCGGCACGGCTCCACCATCCACGGCCGCTCCACGGTCACCACCTGGACCGGCGACCCGGAGACCGGCCCCCGACGGCGTACCTACGCCGAGGCCGGCGCCCGCGCCGCCCGCCTCGCCCACGCCCTCCGCGAGGAGCTGGGCGTCCGCGACGACGACCGGGTGGCCACCCTGATGTGGAACAACGCGGAGCACCTGGAGGCGTACCTGGCGGTGCCGGCCATGGGCGCGGTGCTCCACACCCTCAACATCCGGCTCCCCGCCCACCAGCTGACCTGGATCGTCAACCACGCCGCCGACCGGGTGCTGATCGCCGACGCCAACCTCCTCCCCCTCCTCCAGCCGGTCCTGCCGCAGCTGGAGGAGGGCGTGCTGGAGCACATCGTGGTGGTCGGCCCGGGCGACCGCGCCCCGCTGGACGGCTACCGCGGCGGCGTCCACGACTACGAGGAGCTGATCGCCGGCCGGCCCGACGACTATCCGTGGGCGGACGCGATCGACGAGCGCAGCGCCGCCGCCCTCTGCTACACCTCCGGGACGACCGGCGACCCGAAGGGCGTCCTCTACAGCCACCGCTCGGTCTACCTCCACTCGATGCAGGTGTGCATGACCGAGACCTTCGGCCTGAACCCCCGGCAGACGGTGCTGCCGGTGGTGCCGATGTTCCACGTGAACGCGTGGGGCCTGCCGCACGCCGCCTTCCTGGGCGGGGCCCGGCTGCTGATGCCGGACCGCTTCCTGCAGCCCGCCCCCCTCGCCGAGATGATCACCGCCGAGCGGCCCACGGTCGGCGCCGCCGTCCCCACCATCTGGACCGGGCTGCTGAACGAGCTGGACCGGGCGGCCGGCGCCGAACCGGGCCGCTACGACACCTCCTCCCTGGAGGAGGTGGTGATCGGCGGCTCGGCCTGTCCGCCGTCGCTGATGAAGGCCTTCGAGGAGCGGCACGGCATCAGGGTGGTCCACGCCTGGGGGATGACCGAGACCTCCCCGCTGGGCTCGGTCGCGGTCCCGCCGGGCGGCCTCACCGCCGAGGAGGAGTGGCCCTACCGGGTCTCCCAGGGCCGCTTCCCCTGCTCGGTGGAGGCCAGGCTGATCGGGCCGGACGGTTCCCGGCTCCCGCACGACGGCGCCCACGCGGGCGAGTTGGAGGTGCGCGGCCCGTGGATCGCCGGCTCGTACTTCGCCGGGGCGGGCAGCGACCCGGCGGGCGCGCGGCCCGAGGACAAGTTCAGCGAGGACGGCTGGCTGCGCACCGGCGACGTCGGCACCATCACCGCCGACGGCTACCTCACCATCACCGACCGGGCCAAGGACGTGATCAAGTCCGGCGGTGAGTGGATCTCCTCGGTGGACCTGGAGAACGAGCTGATGGCCCACCCGGACGTGGCCGAGGCCGCGGTGGTCGCGGTGCCGGACGCCAGGTGGGGCGAACGCCCGCTGGCCACCGTGGTCCTCAAGCCGGGCGCCGAGACCGACCTGGCCGGGCTGCGCGCCTTCCTGGAGGGGCGGGTGGCGCACTGGCAGGTGCCGGAGCGCTGGTCGCTGGTCGAGGCGGTGCCCAAGACCTCCGTCGGCAAGTTCGACAAGAAGGTGATCCGGGCCTCCTACGCGGCCGGCGAGCTCGACGTCTCGACGGTGGAGAAGTAG